A single genomic interval of Buchnera aphidicola (Symydobius americanus) harbors:
- the nuoF gene encoding NADH-quinone oxidoreductase subunit NuoF, which translates to MKEILRFPETHPLTWWLNDVQDSVFISEYSKKNGYSALKKVFKQMTPQEIITMVKSSELRGRGGAGFFTGIKWGLMPSKKEGVPRYLVCNADEMEPGTYKDRFLLEKIPHQLIEGMIIAGFALQACKGYIFLRGEYIDAKNILKRSLIEAKNMGYLGKNILGSFFNFDIILHTGAGRYICGEETALLNSLEGYRANPRLKPPFPAEIGLWGKPTCVNNVETLSNIPSIILNGPKWYKTLSNSKDHGTKLMGFSGKVNNPGLWEVPFGISAREILERYARGMKKGFSLKAWQPGGAGTDFLTDKDIDVQMDFENIQKIGSRFGTGLAMAVDHTINMVSLVLNLEKFFSRESCGLCTPCRDGLPWIVNILDSLEKGCGRPGSIEILEDLCFQLGPGKTVCAHAPGAIEPLQSAMKHFRSEFSQGINLKYHSIYHNSVGISGIQSNYFKLDL; encoded by the coding sequence ATGAAAGAAATATTACGTTTTCCTGAAACACATCCTTTAACATGGTGGTTAAATGATGTTCAAGATAGTGTTTTTATCTCTGAATATTCCAAAAAAAATGGATATTCTGCTTTAAAAAAGGTTTTTAAACAGATGACTCCTCAGGAAATTATAACCATGGTTAAATCTTCAGAATTAAGAGGTAGAGGAGGTGCTGGATTTTTTACTGGTATAAAATGGGGTTTAATGCCTTCTAAAAAAGAGGGTGTACCACGGTATTTAGTTTGTAATGCTGATGAAATGGAACCCGGGACCTATAAGGATAGATTTTTATTAGAAAAAATTCCCCACCAGTTAATTGAAGGTATGATTATTGCTGGATTTGCATTACAAGCTTGTAAAGGATATATTTTTTTACGTGGGGAATATATAGATGCAAAAAATATTTTAAAACGTTCGCTGATTGAAGCAAAAAATATGGGGTATTTAGGGAAAAATATTCTTGGTAGTTTTTTTAATTTTGATATTATTTTGCACACTGGAGCTGGCAGATATATTTGTGGAGAAGAAACAGCTTTATTAAATTCTTTGGAGGGTTATAGGGCAAATCCTAGACTTAAACCCCCTTTTCCTGCCGAGATTGGTTTATGGGGTAAACCTACTTGCGTTAATAATGTAGAAACATTATCAAATATACCATCTATTATTTTAAATGGTCCTAAATGGTATAAAACATTATCAAATAGTAAAGATCATGGAACGAAATTAATGGGATTTTCAGGAAAAGTGAATAATCCTGGATTATGGGAAGTACCCTTTGGAATATCTGCCCGAGAAATTTTAGAACGTTATGCGCGCGGGATGAAAAAGGGTTTTTCACTTAAAGCATGGCAGCCAGGAGGGGCAGGTACTGATTTTCTTACTGATAAGGATATTGATGTTCAAATGGATTTTGAAAATATTCAAAAGATAGGCAGTAGATTTGGAACTGGTCTTGCAATGGCTGTGGATCATACTATTAATATGGTCTCTTTAGTTCTTAATTTAGAAAAATTTTTTTCCCGAGAATCATGCGGTCTTTGTACGCCCTGCCGGGATGGATTGCCTTGGATAGTAAACATCTTAGATTCTTTAGAGAAAGGTTGTGGTCGACCAGGTTCTATTGAAATATTAGAAGATTTATGTTTTCAATTAGGTCCTGGTAAAACTGTATGCGCACATGCCCCTGGGGCAATTGAACCTTTACAGAGTGCAATGAAACATTTTAGATCTGAGTTTAGTCAAGGAATTAATTTGAAATATCATTCAATCTATCATAACTCAGTTGGTATTTCTGGTATTCAATCAAATTATTTTAAGCTTGATTTATGA
- the nuoG gene encoding NADH-quinone oxidoreductase subunit NuoG, giving the protein MAIIYINDTKYNVDISKNLLETCLFLGIDVPYFCWHPALGSVGVCRLCAVKQYFSADDDIGKIVMSCTLSIVENMRISTVDFEVQKFRKGIIELIMTNHPHDCPICEEGGNCHLQDMTVMNNHYHRRHTFAKRTHNNQYLGSFISHQMNRCIGCYRCVRYYKDYAGGTDFGVYGISNNIYFGRFQDGDLQNEYSGNLIEVCPTGVFTDKLYSKNYNRKWDLQYSPSICQHCSIGCNISVGERYGRLNRIENRYHKHINRYFLCDLGRFGYGYANLMDRIYQPVQNIRFEKEIYIDSTQSISLITNILKYSSKVIGIGSVRSSIENNFSLRKLVGKNNFSTGMSNIDHNCIKLIIDILQNSGIYVPTLREIESYDTILIIGEDITQSSSLMALSIRQAMKKNNIDQNAFKNIPEWHSAAILNISHVNKKSLYIIYSHETRLDDLSGLSYFGSVQDQENFVHAISNIINNLPEVVNHVSSVFKKEISIISDALCSSKKPLIISGSHSGSINLVKFATNIAQGLRVLNKNVGLVFLTPGVNSLGVGMLSDLSLENVIDKCISSEVDTLIVLENDLYRHSMSRDIDLALKKVKHFIIFDHQLNKTVQKSTLFFPTSNFAEGSGTVVNYEGRAQRFFSTFNPMTYNPNSFIQEGWKWIYKIYFSIHNISNKNIYLDDVVREYVKDISFFCQIKYLAPGANFRIVGQKIARFPHRASSRTAFYSKVSIHEPGQIKDQDTMFSFSMEGIQNIQNNSEYIPFFWSPGWNSSQSSNKYIGKINSFNSGIRLFKKNDKNTKYFFDFLKIKNISKVDWNIIPYYLLFGSEEMSYYSPEINQKCSKVYVLINIAYESILDLKKYSMIEFDCLGEIFKFSFKFSNKLPLRHIGLPIGFPGLPRSLIGNSVKRVRGII; this is encoded by the coding sequence ATGGCTATAATTTATATAAATGATACTAAATATAATGTAGATATATCAAAAAATTTATTAGAAACATGTCTATTCTTAGGAATAGATGTACCATATTTTTGTTGGCATCCCGCTTTAGGGAGTGTAGGAGTATGTAGGTTATGTGCGGTAAAACAATATTTTAGTGCTGATGATGATATAGGAAAAATTGTCATGTCTTGTACTTTATCAATTGTGGAAAATATGAGAATTTCAACCGTTGATTTTGAGGTACAAAAATTTCGAAAAGGAATTATTGAATTAATTATGACTAATCATCCTCATGATTGTCCAATTTGTGAAGAAGGAGGAAATTGTCATCTTCAAGATATGACAGTAATGAATAATCATTATCATCGTCGTCATACTTTTGCAAAACGTACACATAATAATCAATATTTAGGGAGTTTTATATCTCATCAGATGAATAGATGTATTGGTTGTTACCGTTGTGTTCGTTATTATAAAGATTATGCAGGCGGGACAGATTTTGGAGTGTATGGTATTAGTAATAATATTTATTTTGGTCGATTTCAGGATGGTGATTTACAGAATGAATATTCTGGGAATTTAATTGAAGTTTGTCCTACTGGGGTATTTACAGATAAATTATATTCTAAAAATTATAATAGAAAATGGGATTTACAGTATTCTCCTAGTATTTGTCAGCACTGTAGTATTGGTTGTAATATTTCTGTTGGAGAACGATATGGAAGATTAAATAGAATAGAAAATCGATATCATAAACATATCAATCGTTATTTTTTGTGTGATTTAGGTCGATTTGGGTATGGTTATGCGAACTTAATGGATCGAATTTATCAACCTGTACAAAATATTCGTTTTGAAAAAGAAATATATATCGATTCAACGCAATCAATTAGTTTAATTACAAATATATTAAAATATTCTTCTAAAGTAATTGGAATAGGATCAGTTCGTTCTAGTATAGAAAATAATTTTTCTTTAAGAAAATTAGTTGGAAAAAATAATTTTTCTACTGGTATGTCAAATATTGATCATAATTGTATTAAATTGATTATAGATATTTTACAAAATAGCGGTATTTATGTGCCAACATTAAGAGAGATTGAAAGTTATGATACTATCTTAATCATAGGGGAAGATATTACTCAATCATCTTCTTTAATGGCTCTTTCAATTCGACAAGCTATGAAAAAAAATAATATTGATCAAAACGCTTTTAAGAATATTCCAGAATGGCATAGTGCTGCTATTTTAAATATTTCTCATGTAAATAAGAAATCTTTATATATTATATATAGTCACGAAACGCGTTTAGATGATTTATCTGGTTTAAGTTATTTTGGTTCTGTTCAAGATCAGGAAAATTTTGTACATGCTATTTCTAATATAATTAATAATTTACCAGAGGTTGTAAATCACGTCAGTTCTGTTTTTAAAAAGGAAATTTCTATTATTTCGGATGCATTATGTTCTTCTAAAAAGCCGTTAATTATTTCCGGATCACACTCTGGGAGTATAAATTTAGTAAAATTTGCAACAAATATTGCGCAAGGATTGAGAGTTTTAAATAAAAATGTTGGATTAGTTTTTTTAACCCCCGGTGTAAATAGTTTAGGGGTTGGTATGCTTTCAGATCTTTCATTAGAGAATGTAATAGATAAATGTATTAGTTCAGAGGTAGATACTTTAATTGTATTAGAAAATGATTTATATCGTCATTCTATGAGCAGAGATATAGATCTTGCATTAAAAAAAGTAAAACATTTTATTATTTTTGATCACCAATTAAATAAAACTGTTCAAAAAAGTACTTTATTTTTTCCAACATCCAATTTTGCAGAAGGATCAGGAACAGTTGTGAATTATGAAGGTAGAGCGCAAAGATTTTTTTCTACTTTTAATCCAATGACATATAATCCAAATTCTTTTATTCAAGAAGGTTGGAAATGGATATATAAAATATATTTTAGCATTCATAATATATCTAATAAAAATATTTATTTAGATGATGTAGTTCGGGAGTATGTAAAAGATATTTCTTTTTTTTGTCAAATTAAATATCTTGCACCAGGTGCAAATTTTCGAATTGTTGGTCAAAAAATAGCTCGTTTTCCTCATCGAGCGAGTAGTAGGACTGCTTTTTATTCTAAAGTGAGTATACATGAACCTGGTCAAATAAAAGATCAGGATACTATGTTTTCTTTTTCCATGGAAGGAATTCAAAATATTCAAAATAATTCTGAATATATTCCGTTTTTTTGGTCTCCTGGGTGGAATTCTTCTCAATCATCTAATAAATATATTGGTAAAATAAATTCTTTTAATTCTGGCATACGTTTATTTAAAAAAAATGATAAAAATACGAAGTATTTTTTTGATTTTTTAAAAATTAAAAATATTTCTAAGGTAGATTGGAATATTATTCCGTATTATTTGTTATTTGGAAGTGAAGAAATGAGTTATTATTCTCCTGAAATTAATCAAAAATGTTCTAAAGTTTATGTTTTAATAAATATAGCATATGAATCAATTTTAGATTTAAAAAAATACTCTATGATTGAATTTGATTGTTTAGGTGAAATTTTTAAATTTTCATTTAAATTTTCTAATAAATTACCATTACGACATATAGGATTACCTATTGGTTTTCCAGGTTTACCTCGTTCTTTAATTGGTAATTCAGTTAAAAGAGTAAGAGGAATAATATAA
- the nuoH gene encoding NADH-quinone oxidoreductase subunit NuoH has product MIILLSNTVKPIVIVLLVIFFGAMLSLVERRLLAVFQNRYGPNRVGYYGSLQLFADIIKMLFKEDWVPIFSRSFIFIIAPVISFISFLLVMGIIPIDYNFFIINLNIGILFFLMVASLSVYAILFAGWSSNNKYALLGSIRAVAQTLSYEVFLGLSLMGVVARAGSFNLIDIVNSQKCLWNIIPQFLGFLTFFIASLALCHRHPFDQPEAEQELADGYHIEYSGMKFGLFFIGQYISMISISSLITTCFFGGWFGPFFSGFFWFLIKTMFFLVFFILIRASLPRPRYDKVLSFSWKICLPITLFNLIFTALILLY; this is encoded by the coding sequence ATGATAATTTTATTAAGTAATACTGTAAAACCAATTGTTATCGTTTTATTGGTTATTTTTTTTGGAGCAATGTTAAGCCTTGTTGAAAGAAGATTATTAGCGGTATTTCAAAACAGATATGGTCCAAATAGGGTTGGTTATTACGGTTCGTTGCAATTGTTTGCAGATATAATTAAAATGTTATTCAAAGAAGATTGGGTTCCTATTTTTAGTAGATCTTTTATTTTTATTATAGCTCCTGTTATATCGTTTATTTCTTTTTTATTAGTGATGGGTATTATTCCGATAGATTATAATTTTTTTATTATTAATTTAAATATTGGTATTTTGTTTTTTTTAATGGTAGCTTCTTTATCTGTGTATGCTATATTATTTGCTGGTTGGTCTAGTAATAATAAATATGCTTTATTAGGATCGATACGCGCAGTTGCTCAAACATTAAGTTATGAGGTTTTTTTAGGATTATCTTTAATGGGGGTAGTTGCTCGCGCTGGTTCATTTAATTTAATTGATATCGTTAATTCTCAGAAATGTTTATGGAATATTATTCCTCAATTTTTAGGTTTTTTAACTTTTTTTATTGCTAGTTTAGCATTATGTCATCGTCATCCATTTGATCAACCTGAGGCTGAACAAGAATTAGCTGATGGATATCATATTGAATATTCTGGAATGAAATTCGGATTATTCTTTATTGGTCAATATATTTCTATGATTTCTATTTCCTCATTAATTACGACATGTTTTTTTGGTGGTTGGTTTGGTCCATTTTTTTCAGGATTTTTCTGGTTTTTAATAAAAACTATGTTTTTTTTAGTTTTTTTTATTTTAATTCGAGCTTCTTTACCCAGACCGCGATATGATAAAGTATTATCTTTTAGTTGGAAAATATGCTTGCCAATTACATTGTTTAATTTGATATTTACTGCATTAATATTATTATATTAA
- the nuoI gene encoding NADH-quinone oxidoreductase subunit NuoI, which translates to MTVKDIIFGFFNQVFSIFLTMKNIFKTRETRLYPDHSIYLAPRYRGRIILTKDQDGNDRCVACNLCSVVCPVGCISIQKSKTNSGRWIPKFFTINFSRCIFCGLCEEACPTAAIQLIPEFELSEFNRKDLIYEKNNLSISGSGKYPDYSFYKRSGVYITDDQKKDINIYAKPINVKDLLP; encoded by the coding sequence ATGACAGTAAAAGATATTATATTTGGTTTTTTTAATCAGGTTTTTAGTATATTTTTAACGATGAAAAATATTTTTAAGACACGTGAAACGCGTTTATATCCTGATCATTCGATTTATCTTGCTCCTAGATATCGGGGTCGAATTATATTAACAAAAGATCAAGATGGAAATGATCGATGTGTTGCTTGTAATTTATGTTCTGTTGTTTGTCCTGTTGGTTGTATATCTATTCAAAAATCTAAAACAAATTCTGGTCGTTGGATTCCAAAATTTTTTACAATTAATTTTTCACGTTGTATTTTTTGTGGATTATGTGAGGAAGCTTGTCCTACTGCTGCTATTCAATTAATTCCTGAATTTGAATTAAGTGAATTTAATAGAAAAGACTTAATATATGAAAAAAATAATTTATCTATTTCGGGTTCTGGAAAGTATCCAGATTACAGTTTTTATAAACGGTCAGGTGTATATATTACGGACGATCAAAAAAAAGATATTAATATATATGCTAAACCTATTAATGTGAAAGATTTATTACCTTAG
- a CDS encoding NADH-quinone oxidoreductase subunit J, whose translation MEYFFFILSLFTIIFTILSVFQTHAIYSLFYFFLSIITTASIFFLFSSYFIGSLQIIIYAGAILVLFVFVMMMFDNYELIESVNCWKFISTFFIYLIILFFSFIICMVHMLFFLQNKYINLTTVYLKSLGLNLFGPYILVTEFSSILLLSALVIIFIVSKNQRFLKSSITTINHQDL comes from the coding sequence ATGGAATATTTTTTTTTCATACTTTCATTGTTTACGATTATTTTTACGATTTTATCTGTTTTTCAGACACATGCAATATATTCATTATTTTATTTTTTTTTATCTATTATAACTACTGCGAGTATATTTTTTTTATTTAGTTCTTATTTCATAGGATCGTTACAAATTATTATTTATGCTGGTGCAATTTTGGTTCTTTTTGTTTTTGTGATGATGATGTTTGATAATTATGAGTTGATTGAAAGTGTAAATTGTTGGAAGTTTATTTCTACTTTTTTTATATATTTAATAATATTATTTTTTTCTTTTATTATATGCATGGTGCATATGTTATTTTTTTTACAAAATAAATATATTAATTTAACAACAGTTTATTTAAAATCGTTAGGTTTAAATTTATTTGGTCCTTATATATTGGTTACTGAATTTTCGTCAATATTATTATTATCTGCTTTGGTTATTATTTTTATTGTTTCGAAAAATCAAAGATTTTTGAAATCATCTATTACTACAATTAATCATCAGGATTTATAA
- the nuoK gene encoding NADH-quinone oxidoreductase subunit NuoK: protein MVSLFYPLLLSSILFIIGIISLIVRKNLLFILISLEIMINSVSLALISVSSYWDQIDGQIMYILLITLSASEASISLILLLQFFRNKNTLNLVKLSEIYK from the coding sequence ATGGTGTCTTTATTTTATCCTCTTTTATTGTCTTCTATTTTATTTATTATTGGGATAATTTCTTTAATTGTTCGTAAGAATTTATTGTTTATATTAATTAGCTTAGAAATTATGATTAATTCTGTTTCATTAGCATTAATTTCTGTTAGTAGTTATTGGGACCAAATAGATGGACAAATTATGTATATTTTATTAATTACTTTATCTGCTTCAGAAGCAAGTATTAGTTTAATATTATTATTACAATTTTTTCGTAATAAAAATACCTTAAATCTTGTTAAATTGAGTGAGATTTATAAATGA
- a CDS encoding NADH-quinone oxidoreductase subunit L, translated as MNLIYLVVLFPLISFVIISFLKQFLSYFYVTVISIGSIILSLITLIISGKYFLFISDGVLSKKLWVWWTIANFKINICLLLDSLSLSFLSIIIGIGLLIHIFSIWYMNHQCNKKIFFALINLFIANMSLLVLSDNFILMYFGWEGVSICSYLLINFYYFKKDVGFSAIKSFLMTRIGDLFLMIAIFILYFYFSTVSFYNIQFLIKIHLINYKIFLNCITLLLLFGAIGKSAQIPLQTWLPEAMVGPTPVSALIHAATMVTAGVYLISRNHDLFILTPNILYLVGIIGILTFFCSSFSALVQTDIKRILAYSTMGQIGFMFVSLSIGAWGAAIIHLMTHAIFKALLFLSAGSLILKCNHEKNIFKMGNNLWKKLPFLYICFLLGGSSLSAFPFLTAGFYSKGDILFSLFMSHSKIFFIFSVFSSFLTVFYIFRLIFIVFHNRSNIIHMHTSNSWIKKLSISWIHNIPLVILMLFSTVLMTYIFPILSGVFPENHINYNKQFYFEYFSGVCVIFSICMTYYFCCFNMFFIQKISNFKYFYWFIRFFYNGWGFYKLYNTIFLTSYLKFNSYFSIDPINSFISIILICIKRINLYLLLLENRFLNVYISLIIFSYILIMILISLNISI; from the coding sequence ATGAATCTTATTTATTTAGTAGTTTTATTTCCATTAATAAGTTTTGTAATAATATCTTTTTTAAAACAATTCTTGTCTTATTTTTATGTTACTGTAATTAGTATAGGATCTATAATATTATCTTTAATAACATTAATTATTTCTGGAAAATATTTTTTATTTATTTCAGATGGTGTTTTATCAAAAAAATTATGGGTATGGTGGACTATAGCTAATTTTAAAATTAATATCTGTTTATTATTAGATAGTTTATCATTATCATTTTTAAGTATTATTATTGGAATAGGGTTATTAATTCATATATTTTCTATTTGGTATATGAATCATCAATGTAATAAAAAAATATTTTTTGCATTAATAAATTTATTTATAGCTAATATGTCTTTGTTGGTATTATCAGATAATTTTATTTTAATGTATTTTGGTTGGGAAGGTGTAAGTATTTGTTCTTATTTATTGATTAATTTTTATTATTTTAAAAAAGATGTTGGTTTTTCTGCGATTAAATCTTTTTTAATGACTAGAATTGGTGATTTATTTTTAATGATCGCAATATTTATTTTATATTTTTATTTTTCTACCGTTAGTTTTTATAACATACAGTTTTTAATTAAAATTCATTTAATTAATTATAAAATATTTTTAAATTGTATAACTCTTTTATTATTATTTGGTGCTATAGGAAAATCAGCTCAAATTCCATTACAAACTTGGTTACCTGAGGCGATGGTTGGTCCTACTCCAGTGTCTGCATTAATTCATGCAGCTACTATGGTAACTGCTGGTGTTTATTTAATTAGTAGAAACCACGATTTATTTATTTTAACACCAAATATATTATATTTAGTTGGAATTATTGGTATTTTAACTTTTTTTTGTTCTAGTTTTTCTGCTTTGGTGCAAACAGATATCAAGCGAATATTAGCTTATTCTACAATGGGTCAAATTGGATTTATGTTTGTATCATTAAGTATTGGGGCTTGGGGTGCAGCAATTATACATTTGATGACACATGCAATTTTTAAAGCTCTTTTATTTTTATCAGCTGGTTCGTTGATTTTAAAATGTAATCATGAAAAAAATATTTTTAAAATGGGTAATAATTTATGGAAGAAATTACCTTTTTTATATATTTGTTTTCTGTTGGGTGGTTCATCTTTATCTGCTTTTCCTTTTTTGACGGCTGGTTTTTATAGTAAAGGAGATATTTTATTTAGTCTTTTCATGAGTCATTCAAAAATTTTTTTTATATTTTCTGTTTTTTCGTCATTTTTAACAGTGTTTTATATTTTTCGTTTGATTTTCATTGTTTTTCATAATAGATCGAATATTATTCATATGCATACCTCAAATTCTTGGATTAAAAAATTATCTATATCTTGGATTCATAATATTCCGTTAGTAATTCTTATGTTATTTTCTACTGTATTGATGACATATATTTTTCCGATTTTATCAGGTGTATTTCCTGAGAATCATATAAATTATAATAAACAATTTTATTTTGAGTATTTTTCTGGAGTATGTGTAATTTTTTCTATATGTATGACATATTATTTTTGTTGTTTTAATATGTTTTTTATTCAAAAAATATCAAATTTTAAATATTTTTATTGGTTTATTAGGTTTTTTTACAATGGTTGGGGATTTTATAAACTTTATAATACGATATTTTTAACGTCATATTTAAAATTTAATTCATATTTTTCTATTGATCCTATTAATAGTTTTATTAGTATTATTTTAATATGTATTAAAAGAATTAATCTTTATTTGTTATTACTTGAAAATAGATTTTTAAATGTATATATTAGTTTAATAATTTTTTCATATATTTTAATTATGATTCTTATTTCTTTAAATATTAGCATATAA
- a CDS encoding NuoM family protein translates to MLLFLLIIIPLLGGLCCGKSDYFSVKIPRLIALTITTIVFCLSILLWLKYFYYHDFLLCHEHWNEELLIPWIPRFGISFHLAIDGLSLAMIILSSFLGIISVLCSWNNVKEKHGFFYFNLMFILFGTIGVLLSIDLFLFFCFWEITLIPMYFLIVFWGDSHSSQKTRAFFSNKFLIYTQLSSLIMLFSIILFSSIYYYNMHIWTFDYNQLLHFSINYKLEFLVMLGFFIAFAVKMPVFPFHSWLPDAHNQSPVAGSVDLSGMLIKLAAYGLLRFNINLFKYSSEKFSMVVMLLGIMTVFYGSWMAFSQNNIKKILAYSSISHMGFILTAIYSQNEIAYQGAIIQMISSGLSSSALFILFSQLYVRFKTKNIIKMGGLSACINWIPGFFLFFIFSNLGIPGTVNFIGEFTILLGLFHTFPIIACILVFGLLFSAIYSLNIMHKVFYGPLVNQDYKNCTQINNLEFYIIIVLIVITLLIGLFPQNILNVTHFLMK, encoded by the coding sequence ATGTTACTTTTTTTATTAATTATTATTCCATTGTTGGGCGGTTTATGTTGTGGTAAATCGGATTATTTTTCGGTTAAAATACCTCGATTGATAGCTCTAACAATTACTACGATAGTATTTTGTTTATCTATTCTATTATGGTTAAAATATTTTTATTATCATGATTTTTTATTATGTCATGAACATTGGAATGAAGAATTATTAATTCCTTGGATACCACGATTTGGCATTTCATTTCATCTAGCTATAGATGGTTTATCTCTAGCAATGATCATATTATCTAGTTTTTTAGGGATAATATCGGTTTTATGTTCTTGGAATAATGTAAAAGAAAAACATGGTTTCTTTTATTTTAATTTAATGTTTATTTTGTTTGGAACAATCGGAGTATTATTATCGATAGATCTATTTTTATTTTTTTGTTTTTGGGAAATTACGTTAATACCTATGTATTTTTTAATTGTTTTTTGGGGCGATAGTCACAGTAGTCAAAAAACAAGAGCATTTTTTTCTAATAAATTTTTAATTTATACTCAATTGTCTAGTTTAATTATGTTGTTTTCGATTATATTGTTTTCTTCCATATATTATTACAACATGCATATTTGGACATTTGATTATAATCAATTATTACATTTTTCTATTAATTATAAATTAGAATTTTTAGTTATGTTGGGTTTTTTTATTGCTTTTGCGGTAAAAATGCCAGTTTTTCCTTTTCATAGTTGGTTACCTGATGCACATAATCAGTCCCCAGTAGCTGGTTCTGTAGATTTATCTGGTATGTTAATCAAATTAGCTGCTTATGGTTTATTAAGATTTAATATTAATCTTTTTAAATATTCTTCTGAGAAATTTTCGATGGTTGTTATGTTATTAGGTATTATGACTGTTTTTTATGGGTCATGGATGGCCTTTTCTCAAAATAATATAAAAAAAATATTAGCTTATAGTTCAATTTCTCATATGGGTTTTATTTTAACCGCAATATATTCTCAGAATGAAATTGCATATCAAGGCGCAATTATTCAAATGATTTCAAGTGGTTTATCAAGTTCTGCATTATTTATTTTATTTAGTCAGTTATATGTTCGATTTAAAACAAAAAATATTATTAAGATGGGTGGTTTATCTGCTTGTATCAATTGGATTCCAGGGTTTTTTTTATTTTTTATTTTTTCTAATTTGGGTATTCCTGGTACTGTGAATTTTATTGGTGAGTTTACTATTCTTTTAGGATTGTTTCATACATTCCCTATTATTGCTTGTATATTAGTTTTTGGTTTATTATTTTCTGCAATTTATTCATTAAATATTATGCATAAAGTTTTTTACGGACCTTTAGTTAATCAGGATTATAAAAATTGTACTCAAATTAATAATCTTGAGTTTTATATAATAATTGTTTTAATTGTAATTACATTACTCATTGGATTGTTTCCTCAAAATATTTTAAATGTTACTCATTTTTTAATGAAATAA